One genomic segment of Novisyntrophococcus fermenticellae includes these proteins:
- a CDS encoding DUF3786 domain-containing protein yields MDFGYEKDSKERLPFEHYLKVYQDLKPEEISQRTGIPYDSETSTFRLRLMGVTYKITHPDYVVTHTDGEKIGWFPLEQKTNARILVLRFLTSGTAAPSFGKFLTYREIPWGEVYFKQFHGRCILRLAYGFGNRTEQFEAIMDKIGGEKLDIGDASYEFEFLNELRLRMILWAGDDEFPPSAQILFSDNFPVAFNQGEDMAVVGDVSIDMLKELQKAL; encoded by the coding sequence ATGGATTTTGGATACGAAAAGGACAGTAAAGAACGTCTGCCCTTTGAACATTATTTGAAGGTTTATCAGGATTTAAAGCCAGAAGAGATCAGTCAGCGGACAGGTATACCATATGATAGTGAAACCTCCACATTCAGACTTCGTCTGATGGGAGTTACCTATAAGATCACCCATCCGGATTATGTAGTTACCCATACGGATGGGGAGAAAATCGGCTGGTTTCCTCTGGAGCAGAAGACGAATGCACGGATACTTGTGCTTAGGTTTCTGACTTCGGGAACGGCGGCACCCTCCTTTGGAAAATTCCTTACATATAGGGAAATTCCGTGGGGCGAGGTGTATTTTAAACAGTTTCATGGCCGCTGCATCCTTCGATTAGCATACGGCTTTGGAAATAGAACGGAGCAGTTTGAGGCAATAATGGACAAAATCGGTGGAGAGAAGCTTGATATCGGTGATGCATCCTATGAGTTTGAATTTTTAAATGAATTGCGGCTCCGTATGATTTTATGGGCAGGAGATGATGAATTCCCCCCCTCTGCCCAAATTCTTTTCTCTGATAATTTTCCTGTGGCTTTCAATCAGGGAGAGGATATGGCAGTTGTTGGAGATGTATCCATTGATATGCTGAAGGAACTGCAAAAAGCGCTGTGA
- the acsV gene encoding corrinoid activation/regeneration protein AcsV yields the protein MYKVTFRFESGESVETFATLGENLLEVARKSNVAIDAPCSGNGSCGKCRIHLRKGNLSSKKTRHISETEFEEGWRLACCSTIIEDVEIGVPDIASAYRSRMKVADLSSTDEVKIFEHAKHQVEEAGIPLKNTMRVVEISMKAPDLDDTMPDNERFERALKQQVHSDIARIPYSVLKKMPDVFRNSGFQVKAVIRQTERDVFVYDILGADEEAVIGGLVVDIGTTTVSALIINMESGEVLAKASAGNGQIRYGADVINRIIESQKPGGKKKLQKAIIEETINPMILQMCRSIGFHSRHIYRMSVASNTTMNHLLMGIDANSLRMEPYIPTFFKTNALFASDIGLAIHPDAHIILAPNIGSYVGGDITAGTFVSMIWNRPSFSLFIDLGTNGELVFGNSDFLMSCACSAGPAFEGGDISCGMRATDGAVEACRIDPVSMDPEYQVIGEAGTKPVGVCGSGIIDLINELFQCDMISPKGKFIREGRRIRHDKYGMGSYVLAFEEEAGSEKDVEITEVDIDNFIRAKGAIFSAIRTMLDSLGFNVSMIEDVYVAGGIGSGINMRNAVNIGMLPDIPMERFHYIGNSSLTGAYTMLLSTQAERKTYEVARNMTYLELSTVPTYMDEFVAACFLPHTDSTLFPSVEHHKMKQEN from the coding sequence ATGTACAAAGTGACGTTTCGATTTGAAAGCGGTGAAAGTGTGGAAACTTTTGCTACGCTCGGTGAAAATCTTCTGGAGGTGGCACGAAAGTCGAATGTGGCCATAGATGCGCCATGTTCCGGCAACGGATCCTGCGGAAAATGCCGGATTCACCTTCGAAAAGGAAACTTAAGTTCTAAAAAAACAAGGCACATTTCCGAAACCGAATTTGAAGAAGGATGGAGACTGGCCTGTTGCAGTACAATTATTGAAGACGTGGAGATTGGTGTTCCGGATATTGCGTCTGCATACAGGAGCAGAATGAAAGTTGCAGACCTGAGCTCAACAGATGAAGTAAAAATCTTTGAACATGCAAAGCATCAGGTTGAAGAAGCAGGTATTCCATTGAAAAATACTATGCGGGTAGTGGAGATTTCCATGAAAGCACCTGATTTGGATGATACAATGCCTGACAATGAAAGATTTGAGCGTGCTTTAAAGCAGCAAGTGCATTCAGATATAGCCCGGATTCCATATTCTGTATTAAAGAAAATGCCGGATGTTTTCAGAAACAGTGGATTTCAGGTGAAGGCGGTAATACGGCAGACAGAAAGAGACGTATTCGTATATGATATTTTAGGTGCAGATGAAGAAGCTGTGATTGGCGGCCTGGTGGTAGATATCGGGACAACTACAGTATCGGCATTAATCATCAATATGGAGAGTGGTGAGGTACTGGCAAAGGCATCGGCAGGAAATGGACAAATCCGCTATGGAGCAGACGTGATTAACCGTATTATTGAATCTCAGAAGCCGGGTGGTAAAAAGAAATTACAGAAGGCAATTATAGAAGAAACCATAAACCCTATGATTTTGCAGATGTGCAGAAGTATTGGATTTCATTCCAGACATATTTATCGTATGTCAGTTGCATCCAATACAACCATGAATCATCTTTTGATGGGAATTGATGCAAATTCTTTGCGGATGGAGCCATATATTCCTACATTCTTCAAAACGAATGCACTGTTTGCATCGGATATCGGTCTGGCCATTCATCCGGATGCTCATATCATACTGGCTCCTAATATTGGCAGTTATGTGGGTGGTGATATCACGGCCGGTACATTTGTGAGTATGATCTGGAACCGCCCTTCCTTCTCTTTGTTTATCGATTTGGGAACGAATGGAGAATTGGTATTTGGAAATTCGGATTTTCTTATGAGTTGTGCCTGTTCGGCCGGACCTGCTTTCGAAGGAGGAGATATCAGCTGTGGAATGAGGGCAACAGATGGTGCGGTTGAAGCCTGCAGAATTGATCCGGTCAGCATGGATCCGGAATATCAGGTGATTGGAGAGGCAGGAACAAAGCCTGTCGGTGTCTGTGGATCCGGAATCATTGACTTGATTAACGAACTGTTTCAATGTGATATGATTTCTCCCAAGGGTAAGTTTATTCGTGAGGGAAGACGCATTCGGCACGATAAATATGGCATGGGAAGTTACGTGCTTGCTTTTGAGGAAGAAGCAGGATCTGAAAAAGATGTGGAGATTACAGAAGTTGATATCGATAATTTTATTCGTGCTAAGGGAGCTATCTTTTCTGCAATTCGAACCATGCTGGATTCCCTTGGATTTAATGTGTCCATGATAGAAGATGTGTATGTTGCCGGAGGAATCGGCAGCGGAATCAATATGAGGAATGCAGTGAATATAGGTATGCTGCCTGACATACCGATGGAGCGTTTCCACTATATCGGAAATTCCTCTTTGACAGGTGCATATACGATGCTTCTGTCCACACAGGCAGAGAGAAAAACCTATGAGGTGGCACGAAATATGACTTATCTGGAATTATCTACGGTGCCGACCTATATGGATGAATTTGTAGCCGCCTGTTTCCTGCCGCATACGGATTCGACCCTTTTCCCCTCGGTGGAGCATCATAAGATGAAACAGGAGAACTAA
- the acsE gene encoding carbon monoxide dehydrogenase/acetyl-CoA synthase methytransferase subunit has product MAKFVTIGERIHCISPAIREAFATRNPEAILKRGKEQLEAGATYLDVNIGPAENDGPDLMKWAVQLLQENFDNVPLALDTANKAAIEAGISVYNRSKGKPIVNSADAGDRISYIDLAAANDAIVIALCSNGPIASDNDERMVHCQTMLEHGMELGMEPTDLWFDPLFVVVKGMQDKQMEVLEAIKMFSDMGLNSTGGLSNNSNGMPKTIRPIMDSALVAMCMMQGLTSAIVNPCDQRLMETIKSCDVFKGNTLYADSYLEL; this is encoded by the coding sequence ATGGCTAAATTTGTTACAATCGGTGAAAGAATACACTGTATTTCCCCGGCGATCAGAGAAGCTTTTGCAACACGTAATCCGGAAGCAATTTTAAAAAGAGGGAAAGAGCAGTTGGAGGCTGGAGCAACTTATCTGGATGTCAATATAGGACCGGCTGAGAACGATGGACCTGATTTGATGAAATGGGCTGTTCAACTTTTACAGGAGAATTTTGACAATGTACCACTGGCGCTGGATACAGCGAATAAAGCAGCTATTGAAGCAGGTATCTCTGTATATAATCGGTCAAAGGGGAAACCAATCGTTAACTCAGCCGATGCAGGGGATCGTATCAGCTACATCGATCTGGCAGCTGCAAATGATGCCATCGTAATTGCTCTTTGCTCCAACGGACCAATAGCATCTGACAATGATGAGCGTATGGTTCATTGTCAGACGATGCTGGAGCATGGCATGGAACTTGGCATGGAACCTACAGATCTCTGGTTTGATCCTCTGTTTGTAGTTGTAAAAGGAATGCAGGATAAGCAGATGGAAGTACTGGAAGCAATCAAAATGTTCAGTGATATGGGGCTGAATTCAACCGGCGGGCTTTCTAATAATTCCAATGGTATGCCAAAAACTATTCGTCCGATTATGGATTCTGCTTTGGTTGCCATGTGCATGATGCAGGGACTGACCTCCGCAATTGTAAATCCATGTGATCAGAGATTGATGGAAACCATTAAATCCTGTGATGTATTCAAGGGAAATACTTTATATGCAGACTCTTATCTGGAACTGTAA
- the acsC gene encoding acetyl-CoA decarbonylase/synthase complex subunit gamma, which translates to MALTGIQIFKMTPKKNCKECGSPTCMAFSMKVAQGAVDISACPYMSEDALAQLSEATAPPMKTIKVGTGDFAYTLGGETVLYRHEKTLVSKTRYASSICTAMDDAAIDERINSIASVDYERIGEHMYTEMVNVNYIEGDSADKYIEMVKKAAATGRCLILSCKDTAVAKAALDICKDGKPILNGADASNYEAMSELATSAGVVLGVSGTDINELYDTTAALEKLGNKNLVLDVTGQSVKETFANAVQVRRAALKDSDRTFGYPSIVNAARLALGDRPYQQALAAMFTMKYGSVVIVEEVDYAMALPLFGLRQNLFTDPQKPMKVDPGIYPINGADENAICLTTVDFALTYFLVSGELERSGVPVNLVISDAGGLSVLTAWAAGKLSSTSVSKFFLENVEDKVKSRKLIIPGKVAVLKGDIESKLPGWEVIVAPLEAVQLVKFLKDMQANGQM; encoded by the coding sequence ATGGCATTAACAGGTATTCAAATATTTAAGATGACACCAAAGAAAAACTGTAAAGAGTGTGGCTCACCCACATGTATGGCTTTCTCAATGAAGGTTGCCCAGGGTGCGGTAGATATCTCTGCTTGCCCATATATGTCTGAGGATGCTCTAGCTCAATTGTCTGAGGCAACTGCACCTCCGATGAAGACGATTAAAGTCGGTACAGGAGACTTTGCATACACGCTTGGCGGAGAGACCGTACTGTACAGACATGAGAAAACATTAGTAAGTAAGACAAGATATGCATCATCCATATGTACGGCCATGGACGATGCAGCCATAGACGAGAGAATCAATTCGATTGCCAGTGTTGACTATGAGCGTATCGGTGAACATATGTATACCGAGATGGTCAATGTAAACTATATAGAAGGTGATTCTGCCGACAAATATATTGAGATGGTAAAAAAAGCTGCTGCTACGGGCAGATGTCTGATTCTTTCCTGTAAGGACACAGCTGTTGCAAAAGCAGCGTTGGATATATGTAAGGATGGAAAGCCGATTTTAAATGGTGCTGATGCATCCAACTACGAGGCTATGTCCGAACTTGCTACAAGCGCAGGTGTAGTCCTGGGTGTGAGCGGCACAGATATCAATGAATTATATGATACGACGGCAGCATTGGAAAAACTCGGAAATAAGAATCTCGTTTTGGACGTAACAGGTCAAAGCGTAAAAGAAACCTTTGCTAATGCTGTTCAGGTGCGTCGTGCTGCTTTGAAGGATTCTGACAGAACTTTTGGATATCCTTCTATTGTAAATGCAGCAAGACTCGCATTGGGGGACAGACCGTACCAGCAGGCACTTGCAGCTATGTTCACCATGAAGTATGGTTCTGTTGTAATTGTGGAAGAGGTGGACTATGCTATGGCACTTCCGCTTTTCGGTTTAAGACAGAACCTGTTTACAGATCCGCAAAAGCCAATGAAGGTGGACCCGGGTATTTATCCGATCAACGGTGCTGATGAGAATGCCATCTGTCTTACTACAGTAGATTTTGCACTTACATACTTTCTTGTATCCGGTGAACTGGAACGTTCCGGTGTCCCGGTGAACCTGGTAATTTCAGATGCAGGTGGACTTTCTGTATTGACAGCATGGGCAGCCGGAAAACTTTCTTCAACATCTGTGTCGAAATTCTTCCTTGAGAATGTAGAAGACAAGGTGAAATCCAGAAAACTAATCATTCCCGGTAAGGTTGCCGTACTGAAGGGTGACATTGAGTCAAAGCTGCCAGGCTGGGAGGTTATTGTAGCTCCTCTTGAGGCTGTGCAGTTAGTGAAATTCCTGAAAGATATGCAGGCGAACGGCCAAATGTAA
- the acsD gene encoding acetyl-CoA decarbonylase/synthase complex subunit delta, whose translation MPFNCKPQKFNASINKVELGCGDKKISLGGESTFPFYSFDGSTGDGPKVGAEISDMGLEHEPEGVKAYYEGCTTLAEIAKKAEVMEGADFVCLRLEGGDPNGADKSIEELVAAAKEVADAITAPLVVEGCKNVEKDGQLLPKVAEALQGKNVLFLSAKEEDYKTIGAAVGLAYDQKVGAESAVDINLAKQLNVVLTQLNVKPESIVMNIGTAAAGYGYDYVISTMDRIKAAALSQDDKMLQMPIITPISSETWVVKESTASETDVPEWGPVDTRGVSMEIQTAAASLVSGSDAVILKHPQSVATIAKMIKELV comes from the coding sequence ATGCCGTTTAATTGCAAACCACAAAAGTTCAATGCATCCATTAATAAAGTAGAACTCGGATGTGGCGATAAGAAAATATCCTTAGGAGGAGAAAGCACATTCCCTTTCTATTCTTTTGACGGTTCCACAGGTGACGGTCCGAAGGTTGGAGCAGAGATTTCCGACATGGGCCTGGAACATGAGCCGGAAGGTGTAAAAGCTTACTACGAAGGATGCACAACTTTAGCAGAAATTGCAAAAAAGGCTGAAGTTATGGAGGGAGCAGATTTTGTATGCTTGCGTCTGGAAGGCGGAGATCCAAACGGTGCAGACAAGTCTATCGAAGAACTGGTAGCGGCTGCAAAAGAAGTTGCAGATGCCATCACAGCTCCTCTTGTAGTAGAAGGATGTAAAAATGTTGAAAAAGACGGCCAGCTGCTTCCTAAGGTAGCTGAGGCTCTTCAGGGAAAGAATGTACTGTTTTTGTCAGCAAAAGAAGAAGATTATAAAACGATTGGTGCTGCAGTCGGTCTGGCTTATGATCAGAAGGTCGGAGCGGAGTCTGCAGTTGATATTAACCTTGCAAAACAGCTTAACGTGGTACTGACACAGCTGAATGTAAAACCGGAAAGTATCGTTATGAATATTGGGACCGCAGCTGCCGGTTACGGATATGATTATGTAATATCTACAATGGACCGTATTAAAGCAGCAGCACTTTCACAGGATGACAAGATGCTGCAGATGCCAATTATCACTCCTATTTCTTCTGAAACATGGGTAGTTAAAGAATCCACTGCTTCAGAGACGGATGTTCCAGAATGGGGTCCGGTGGACACACGTGGTGTTTCCATGGAAATTCAGACAGCAGCCGCTTCTTTAGTGTCTGGTTCTGATGCCGTAATTTTAAAACATCCGCAATCCGTTGCAACAATTGCAAAGATGATAAAAGAATTAGTGTAA
- the acsB gene encoding acetyl-CoA decarbonylase/synthase complex subunit alpha/beta, whose amino-acid sequence MTLFERVFSGNDAVFGLTEGAIDNAIAQYGEEKAVKFPDTAYSLPCYYAVTGTKVTNLKELKEALGVVKTLMTRENRLNDAFMSGVATALCAEFIEVLKYIDGADPYAEPMYGHLGDAVIRELGVPLVTGDIPGVAVIIGAAPTPEEGVALVKSYQAQGILVTLVGGIIDQCTETGYKTGANVRVIPLGKDITSVIHVVSVALRAALIFGNIKPGDSAALMEYTFKRVPAFVNAFGPLDDVVVACGAGAIALGFPVVTNETENIFRVPKSLIVQTDVSKFNATSLEARDIKIKITNIDIPVAFASAFEGEIIRRGDMQVEFDGSRVDCCELVQSKEMNEIEDHKIELIGPDFDEFEVGSKHSIAYVVEVAGKSMQSDFEPVFERKFHSYINCIEGVMHTGQRDMIRVRISKDAYNAGFRAKHLGEVLYAQVKNEFEAVVDKCQVKIYTNPEDCTKIRHEIAIPAFNKRDERLSTMTDESVPVYYSCIMCQAFSPSHVCVVTPERLGLCGAVSWLDAKATNELDPNGPCQVITKEKLIDERIGEYEDVNDAVRKFSQGALEDVSLYSIMEKPMTSCGCFECICGIEPFSNGVCIANREYAGLTPLGMTFPELASMTGGGVQTPGFMGHGKHFIASKKFMKAEGGIERIVWMPKDLKDQVADRVNETAKELYGIDNFCDMIADETVTTDPEELVAWLTEKNHPALGMEPMM is encoded by the coding sequence GTGACATTATTCGAAAGAGTATTTAGCGGAAATGATGCCGTATTTGGTCTTACAGAAGGCGCTATTGATAACGCCATCGCACAGTACGGCGAAGAAAAAGCTGTGAAGTTTCCGGATACAGCTTACTCACTGCCTTGTTACTATGCTGTAACGGGAACAAAGGTGACGAATTTAAAAGAGCTGAAAGAAGCTCTTGGTGTTGTAAAAACTCTGATGACAAGGGAAAACCGTCTGAACGATGCGTTCATGTCAGGTGTTGCCACTGCACTATGTGCGGAGTTTATTGAGGTTCTGAAATATATCGATGGTGCAGATCCATATGCAGAACCGATGTACGGACATCTTGGAGATGCTGTGATTCGTGAACTGGGTGTTCCGCTTGTTACAGGTGACATTCCCGGTGTAGCAGTTATTATAGGAGCTGCTCCCACACCGGAAGAGGGTGTGGCTCTCGTAAAAAGTTATCAGGCGCAGGGTATCCTGGTTACTCTGGTTGGCGGCATTATTGACCAGTGTACAGAGACCGGGTATAAAACAGGTGCCAATGTACGTGTGATTCCTCTTGGAAAAGATATTACCTCTGTAATTCACGTAGTATCTGTTGCACTGCGTGCCGCACTTATTTTTGGTAATATCAAACCAGGTGATTCAGCAGCTCTGATGGAGTATACGTTTAAACGTGTGCCGGCCTTTGTTAATGCTTTCGGACCGTTGGATGATGTTGTTGTTGCCTGTGGTGCAGGTGCAATTGCTCTCGGTTTCCCTGTTGTCACAAACGAAACAGAAAACATCTTCCGTGTACCAAAGAGCCTGATTGTACAGACTGACGTGAGCAAGTTTAATGCAACGTCACTGGAGGCGCGTGACATTAAAATCAAGATTACCAATATCGATATTCCGGTTGCATTTGCATCGGCATTTGAAGGTGAGATTATCCGGCGCGGAGACATGCAGGTTGAGTTTGACGGTTCTCGTGTGGACTGCTGTGAACTTGTTCAGTCCAAAGAGATGAACGAGATTGAGGATCACAAGATTGAACTGATCGGCCCTGACTTTGATGAATTTGAAGTCGGAAGTAAGCACAGTATTGCATATGTTGTGGAAGTTGCCGGAAAGAGTATGCAGTCTGATTTTGAACCTGTATTCGAGCGTAAATTCCATAGCTATATCAACTGTATTGAAGGAGTAATGCATACCGGACAGCGTGACATGATTCGTGTTCGTATCAGCAAGGATGCATATAATGCCGGCTTCCGTGCAAAACATCTGGGCGAGGTTCTGTATGCGCAGGTGAAGAATGAGTTTGAGGCTGTCGTGGACAAATGTCAGGTTAAGATCTATACGAATCCTGAAGATTGTACAAAGATTCGTCATGAGATTGCAATACCTGCATTCAACAAGCGTGATGAAAGACTTTCAACCATGACGGATGAGTCTGTGCCTGTATACTACAGCTGCATTATGTGCCAGGCATTTTCACCATCTCATGTATGTGTCGTTACACCTGAAAGACTTGGACTGTGCGGTGCGGTATCATGGCTGGATGCGAAAGCAACCAACGAACTGGATCCCAACGGACCCTGTCAGGTAATAACAAAAGAAAAACTGATTGATGAAAGAATTGGTGAATATGAAGATGTAAATGATGCTGTCCGTAAATTTTCGCAGGGCGCACTGGAGGATGTATCTTTATATTCTATCATGGAAAAACCGATGACCTCCTGCGGATGCTTTGAGTGTATCTGCGGTATTGAGCCATTTTCCAACGGTGTATGCATAGCAAACCGTGAATATGCAGGCCTGACACCTCTTGGAATGACCTTCCCGGAACTGGCTTCCATGACCGGCGGCGGTGTTCAGACACCAGGATTTATGGGACACGGAAAACACTTTATTGCATCAAAGAAATTCATGAAGGCAGAAGGCGGTATTGAACGAATCGTATGGATGCCAAAAGATCTGAAAGATCAGGTAGCAGACCGCGTTAACGAGACAGCCAAAGAACTCTATGGTATTGATAATTTCTGTGACATGATTGCAGACGAAACAGTTACCACAGACCCGGAAGAACTGGTAGCATGGCTGACCGAAAAAAACCACCCCGCACTGGGAATGGAACCAATGATGTAG
- a CDS encoding ATP-binding protein, which produces MKIAVTGKGGVGKTTFAATLARLYADEGREVLAADVDPDANLGLALGFSEEVLDSIVPVSRMRKLIEERTGANAENQFYKLNPKVSDIPDTYGKTCNGVKLLVLGTVETGGSGCVCPEHVMLKRIINNLVLHRDDVVIMDMEAGLEHLGRGTTENMDQFIVVIEPGARSVQTYKNVKRLAHDLGVEKVHVVANKVRDEEDEAFIRKKIPDEDLLGIIHYNSEIIDADRQGCSPYDFSKQAVDEIQLVKEKIDRVAGQPQKFERSIE; this is translated from the coding sequence ATGAAGATTGCAGTGACAGGAAAGGGCGGCGTGGGTAAAACCACGTTTGCCGCAACTCTTGCCAGGTTATATGCGGATGAAGGCAGAGAAGTTCTGGCAGCGGATGTAGATCCGGATGCTAATCTGGGACTGGCTCTTGGCTTTTCAGAAGAGGTTTTGGATTCTATTGTTCCTGTCAGCAGGATGCGCAAACTGATTGAGGAGCGCACCGGAGCTAATGCGGAAAACCAATTTTATAAACTGAACCCAAAGGTAAGCGATATACCTGATACTTATGGCAAAACCTGTAACGGAGTAAAGCTTTTGGTGCTGGGAACGGTGGAAACCGGAGGGAGCGGATGTGTTTGCCCGGAACATGTAATGCTGAAGCGCATTATCAATAATCTCGTTTTACATCGTGATGATGTGGTGATTATGGATATGGAAGCCGGACTTGAACATCTCGGACGTGGGACCACAGAGAATATGGATCAGTTTATCGTTGTTATTGAACCTGGTGCCAGAAGTGTTCAGACTTATAAGAATGTGAAACGTCTGGCCCACGATCTTGGTGTGGAGAAGGTGCATGTGGTAGCAAACAAGGTTCGGGATGAAGAGGATGAAGCATTTATCCGCAAAAAGATACCGGATGAAGATTTACTCGGAATCATTCACTATAATTCTGAGATTATTGACGCGGACCGGCAGGGATGCTCACCGTATGATTTCAGCAAACAGGCGGTGGATGAAATCCAGTTAGTTAAAGAAAAAATCGACCGTGTGGCCGGACAGCCACAGAAATTCGAACGATCAATCGAATAG
- the cooS gene encoding anaerobic carbon-monoxide dehydrogenase catalytic subunit: MSEFKMTTVEEFEAATNRLLETGAKVGADAWQFRVKNQTPHCKFGETGVCCRICSMGPCRVTPKAPKGVCGCDVHGIVGRNYLKFTAGGSATHSDHGREICHTLYEAAADGNYKVKDPEKLLRIAKEWDIETEGKDIYDLAHEVALEGLMEYGKPFGTQRFLKRAPKHTQELWEKNELAPHAIDREVSRSLHMTHMGCSSKPEALVKQSIRCGLADGWGGSMMGTEFSDVLFGTPKPIDTEANLGVMVAENVNIVVHGHDPSLSEMICEYADDPEMIAYAKEKGAKGITVSGVCCTSNEVAMRRGIPMAGNFLQQENVVLTGACEAIVVDVQCIFPALGPLSKCFHTKFITTSPIAQMPDSEFIRFSAKTAGENARAIVKMAIDNFQNRKPELVHIPDMKQKATVGYSLEALVKVLDGVTNTQVDETGTTKPLLECITSGVIRGAVAMVGCNNPKIRPDYAHIELMKKLIANDIVVISSGCAAQAAAKAGLMDKRAKEFCGAGLKRVCELADIPPVLHMGSCVDISRMMVLSSELAKDSGLNISQLPVVGCAPEWMSEKAVSIGNYVIGTGIDTFLGIDPYASGSSEMVEMLTSGTREWTEAAYTVETDIEKLVDKMIERIEEKRAALGI, translated from the coding sequence ATGAGCGAATTCAAAATGACAACAGTTGAAGAATTTGAAGCGGCAACCAATCGACTGTTGGAGACAGGCGCCAAGGTTGGCGCGGACGCATGGCAGTTCAGAGTAAAGAACCAGACTCCACACTGTAAGTTTGGTGAAACTGGTGTCTGTTGCCGTATTTGCAGTATGGGACCATGCCGTGTAACCCCGAAGGCACCCAAAGGCGTATGCGGGTGTGATGTTCACGGAATCGTGGGAAGAAACTATTTGAAATTCACAGCCGGCGGATCTGCAACACACTCTGACCACGGCCGTGAAATCTGTCACACATTATATGAGGCGGCAGCGGATGGTAATTACAAAGTAAAAGATCCGGAAAAACTGCTCCGCATTGCAAAAGAATGGGATATTGAAACAGAAGGTAAAGACATCTATGATCTGGCACATGAGGTTGCTTTAGAGGGCTTGATGGAGTATGGCAAGCCATTTGGCACACAGAGATTCCTGAAGAGAGCACCGAAGCATACACAGGAATTATGGGAAAAGAATGAACTTGCTCCCCATGCTATAGACCGTGAGGTTTCCAGATCCTTACATATGACCCATATGGGATGCTCGTCTAAGCCGGAAGCACTGGTAAAGCAGTCGATCCGCTGTGGACTTGCAGACGGATGGGGTGGTTCCATGATGGGAACTGAATTTTCTGACGTTTTGTTCGGAACTCCAAAGCCGATTGACACCGAAGCAAACCTGGGTGTTATGGTGGCTGAGAATGTGAATATTGTAGTACACGGACATGATCCTTCGCTTTCGGAGATGATTTGTGAATATGCAGACGATCCTGAGATGATTGCGTATGCAAAAGAAAAGGGCGCAAAAGGAATCACTGTTTCCGGTGTCTGCTGTACTTCCAATGAAGTAGCTATGCGCCGCGGAATTCCTATGGCAGGAAACTTCCTGCAGCAGGAAAATGTGGTACTGACCGGTGCCTGTGAAGCGATTGTAGTTGATGTACAGTGCATCTTCCCGGCACTTGGGCCTTTGAGCAAATGTTTTCATACAAAATTCATAACGACATCTCCGATCGCCCAGATGCCTGATTCGGAATTTATCCGCTTCAGTGCAAAAACTGCCGGGGAAAATGCCAGGGCGATTGTTAAGATGGCAATTGATAACTTCCAGAACAGAAAACCGGAATTGGTTCATATCCCGGATATGAAGCAGAAGGCTACAGTTGGCTATTCACTGGAAGCTCTTGTGAAGGTTCTGGACGGCGTGACAAATACACAGGTGGACGAAACCGGAACTACAAAGCCGCTGCTGGAGTGTATTACATCCGGTGTTATCCGCGGTGCGGTGGCGATGGTAGGATGCAATAATCCGAAGATACGTCCTGACTATGCACATATTGAATTGATGAAAAAACTGATTGCTAATGACATTGTTGTCATCTCCTCCGGATGTGCTGCTCAGGCTGCTGCAAAAGCAGGTCTGATGGATAAAAGAGCGAAAGAGTTCTGCGGCGCAGGTCTGAAACGTGTTTGTGAACTGGCGGATATTCCTCCGGTACTCCATATGGGATCTTGTGTTGATATCAGCCGTATGATGGTTCTTTCTTCTGAACTGGCTAAAGATTCCGGCTTGAATATATCCCAGCTTCCTGTTGTGGGATGTGCTCCGGAATGGATGTCTGAAAAGGCAGTTTCGATTGGTAACTATGTTATCGGTACTGGTATTGATACGTTCCTTGGTATTGACCCATACGCTTCCGGCTCCAGTGAGATGGTTGAGATGCTGACCAGCGGAACCAGAGAATGGACGGAAGCAGCCTATACTGTGGAAACTGACATTGAAAAACTGGTTGACAAGATGATTGAACGTATTGAAGAAAAGAGAGCTGCGCTGGGAATCTAA